In a single window of the Arthrobacter sp. StoSoilA2 genome:
- a CDS encoding ATP-binding cassette domain-containing protein translates to MSELLLDIQNVTVEYPGHGLRGKPFRALHSVSVDVQKGECVGLVGESGSGKTTLGRAVLGLAPVTEGKVLFRGEDIAHADRADRRRLASDIQVVFQDPYTSLNPSLTVEQILSEPLDVRKVPKAESSKRIKDLFDMVRLPADAGSRLPREFSGGQRQRIAIARALALKPALIVCDEPVSALDLSTQARVLELFKDIQEQTQVAYLFVSHDLEVVRHISHRVAVMYRGEIVEFGDGDQVTSRPRHSYTQRLFFAAPVANPKAQARRREERRQLLAAQNA, encoded by the coding sequence ATGAGCGAGTTGTTGCTTGATATCCAGAATGTCACCGTCGAGTACCCCGGCCATGGTCTCCGTGGCAAACCCTTCCGGGCCCTGCACAGTGTCTCCGTTGATGTTCAAAAAGGCGAGTGCGTAGGCCTGGTAGGTGAATCCGGGTCAGGCAAAACCACGCTGGGCAGAGCTGTCCTCGGCCTGGCGCCGGTCACCGAAGGAAAAGTGCTGTTCCGCGGAGAAGACATCGCGCATGCCGACCGTGCCGACCGCCGGCGGCTGGCCAGCGACATCCAGGTGGTCTTCCAGGACCCCTACACCTCCCTGAACCCGTCGCTGACAGTCGAGCAGATCCTGTCCGAACCCCTCGACGTACGTAAGGTCCCCAAGGCCGAATCTTCCAAGCGAATCAAGGACCTCTTCGATATGGTCCGCCTCCCGGCCGACGCGGGAAGCCGTCTTCCCCGGGAGTTCTCCGGCGGTCAGCGGCAACGCATCGCCATTGCACGCGCCCTTGCACTCAAACCAGCCCTGATCGTCTGCGACGAGCCGGTATCAGCCCTTGACCTTTCAACCCAGGCCCGGGTCCTGGAACTATTCAAAGACATTCAGGAGCAGACCCAGGTCGCCTACCTCTTTGTCTCCCATGATCTTGAGGTCGTGCGACACATCAGTCACCGCGTTGCAGTGATGTACCGAGGGGAAATCGTCGAATTCGGCGACGGAGACCAGGTCACGAGCCGACCCCGGCACTCCTATACCCAACGCTTGTTCTTCGCCGCCCCGGTGGCAAACCCCAAGGCCCAGGCACGTCGCCGCGAAGAACGCCGACAGCTGCTCGCCGCCCAGAACGCATAG
- a CDS encoding sulfatase: MNKPNIVWISTHDINPDLGSYRGIWPGAEYALTPNLDRLAAEGARFDRAFASAPVCSPARSAIMTGCFPNAIGTMHMRTKAVPPAEVRLLPQYFREAGYYCTNNYFTDFQVDVPPVVFDDCSPTAHWRNRPDKDAPFFAAFHGMTTHESQIYLDEESFQRATTHVAPQDRHDMAAAPLPPYYPDTEIFRKAWARYADLITEMDHWVGDILNQLEEDGLADNTIVVFWSDHGRGMPRAKRWATEAGLRVPLLLRWPGVIDPGTVRTDLVHTMDLAPTMLAVSGLGIPAHMHGKPLMERDGTFISHPNAYIYGGRDRMDESEDTTRTVRDERYRYVRNFHPDRSPMPHIDYPDHTATWAELRRLRGEEARQLACGELPSLLSELQRRLVAASKPEEELYDLEQDPHETCNLVQDPESAEALATLRRVLQTWQDRIEDMGMLPERQLMETWRPNGQAPVTATPTVSLTAEGATADCETPGASIGWTALPWQPQEPRKLMDRVTGSPGEDGRIWNLYTGPVRVSGATSLRFKAWRLGFTPSQEARLEAPLPGRAPHSYEGHLQESKELPL, encoded by the coding sequence ATGAACAAGCCCAACATAGTTTGGATTTCCACGCATGACATCAACCCTGATCTCGGCAGCTACCGGGGCATCTGGCCAGGTGCCGAATATGCGCTGACGCCTAATCTGGACCGCTTGGCCGCAGAGGGCGCCCGTTTCGACCGGGCGTTCGCCTCTGCACCGGTTTGCTCGCCTGCCCGATCGGCAATCATGACCGGCTGTTTTCCCAATGCAATTGGCACGATGCACATGCGAACGAAGGCCGTCCCCCCGGCCGAAGTGAGGCTGTTGCCGCAATATTTTCGCGAAGCGGGCTACTACTGCACCAACAACTACTTCACCGACTTCCAGGTGGACGTACCGCCGGTCGTTTTCGACGACTGCAGCCCAACGGCTCATTGGCGCAACAGACCGGACAAGGACGCGCCGTTTTTCGCAGCCTTTCATGGAATGACCACCCATGAGTCACAGATATATCTCGATGAGGAGTCCTTCCAACGCGCCACCACGCATGTAGCGCCGCAGGATCGGCACGACATGGCAGCCGCGCCGCTGCCGCCCTACTACCCGGATACCGAAATCTTCCGCAAAGCGTGGGCACGGTACGCGGACCTCATTACCGAAATGGACCACTGGGTCGGCGATATCCTCAACCAACTGGAGGAAGACGGGCTTGCCGACAACACCATCGTGGTTTTCTGGAGCGACCACGGCAGGGGAATGCCCCGCGCCAAGCGTTGGGCGACGGAAGCCGGCCTGCGGGTACCCCTTCTCCTGCGCTGGCCAGGTGTCATTGACCCCGGGACAGTCAGGACTGACCTTGTCCACACCATGGATCTTGCTCCTACAATGCTTGCCGTCAGCGGGCTGGGCATTCCTGCCCACATGCACGGAAAACCGCTCATGGAACGGGACGGCACTTTCATCAGCCACCCCAACGCCTACATCTATGGCGGCCGGGACCGCATGGACGAGTCGGAGGACACGACCCGGACCGTCCGCGACGAGCGGTACCGCTATGTCAGGAACTTCCATCCGGACCGTTCGCCCATGCCGCACATCGACTACCCCGACCACACAGCCACTTGGGCAGAGCTCAGGCGGTTAAGGGGGGAGGAAGCCAGGCAACTGGCATGCGGTGAACTGCCCAGCCTTCTGAGCGAGCTTCAACGGCGCCTCGTCGCAGCTTCAAAGCCCGAAGAGGAACTCTACGACCTTGAGCAGGACCCCCACGAAACGTGCAACCTCGTGCAAGACCCTGAAAGTGCCGAAGCTCTGGCGACGTTGCGTCGCGTCCTTCAAACATGGCAGGACCGTATCGAAGACATGGGCATGCTGCCGGAACGACAGTTGATGGAGACATGGCGCCCTAACGGCCAGGCGCCGGTGACCGCTACTCCAACCGTCTCGCTGACCGCCGAAGGGGCCACAGCTGACTGCGAGACACCAGGCGCGTCAATTGGATGGACGGCCCTCCCGTGGCAACCGCAAGAGCCGAGGAAACTCATGGACCGGGTAACTGGCAGTCCCGGGGAAGACGGACGTATCTGGAACCTCTACACAGGCCCCGTACGCGTCAGTGGGGCCACTTCATTGCGCTTCAAAGCCTGGCGTCTCGGCTTCACGCCAAGCCAAGAAGCACGGCTGGAAGCCCCACTGCCCGGACGTGCCCCGCATTCCTACGAGGGCCACCTCCAAGAAAGCAAAGAACTGCCCCTTTGA
- a CDS encoding glycoside hydrolase family 3 C-terminal domain-containing protein, with translation METLTVDQRMEALLNELSLEEKIQLLTGRDFWTTWPMEKIGLRRILVSDGPTGVRGEAWDERQPSVNFPSATAISSTWDPAMADRLGAASAVEARRKGVDVVLGPTINLHRSPLGGRHFEAFSEDPVLTAELAAAYVNGVQRNGVGATPKHYVANDSETDRFTVDVQVDERPLRELYLLAFEKAVVESRAWLVMSAYNSINGTTATENDLLETPLNSEWGFDGVVISDWTAVRSVDAAKASQDLVMPGPDGPWGGALVAAVQAGEIPEASIDRKVLRILQLAARVGALEGFEPVQAEPVDKEDLVAFTREASAAGTVMVKNDGVLPLDRAATGPLAVIGHNAKHSRTQGGGSATVLPEKVVSPLDGIRAAFGSDNITYSIGAIVQEGVAELPLDQLTNPVTGEPGLRVTFLDGAGAELFAEDRRSTALVWFGGDAPVRDSSTVRLHTIYTPDETGTVRLGAATVGKTRLYVNDVLVHEGNIEVEGKDIAESFLAPPSSTTEIAVEAGVPLDVRVDLDTAERSGPLDNALSVTLGTEPADADPEMLITEAAKAARKADVAVVVVGTNARVESEGYDRTTLDLPGLQDRLVHAVAAANPRTIVIVNAGSPVIMPWRHEVAAILIGYFGGQEFGNALTDILTGAVEPGGRLPTTWPATQGSVPVLNTTPDADGKLRYDEGIHIGYRAWLKTGATPAYEFGYGLGYTTWTLDTVDGPDGPLTPGEAIPVSVTLTNKGERSGKQVVQVYAEKKDSAVERPVRWLIASTPVWAQPGETVTATLEVPTRLLAYWNNGWTYEPGEYTLRIGTSVSELPITRVVRLTQPEH, from the coding sequence ATGGAAACCCTCACCGTAGACCAACGCATGGAAGCACTGCTCAACGAACTGAGCTTGGAGGAAAAGATCCAGCTCCTGACGGGCCGGGATTTTTGGACGACATGGCCGATGGAGAAAATCGGCCTGCGCCGGATCCTGGTTTCGGATGGTCCGACGGGTGTGCGGGGTGAGGCGTGGGATGAGCGGCAGCCGTCGGTGAATTTCCCGTCCGCGACGGCCATCAGCTCCACCTGGGACCCTGCCATGGCTGACCGTCTAGGTGCCGCCTCGGCGGTGGAGGCACGGCGCAAGGGCGTCGACGTCGTTCTTGGCCCGACGATCAATCTGCACCGTTCCCCGCTGGGCGGCCGGCACTTCGAGGCTTTCAGTGAGGACCCTGTCCTGACGGCTGAGCTTGCCGCGGCGTATGTGAACGGCGTACAGCGCAACGGCGTCGGCGCCACACCGAAGCACTACGTAGCCAACGACTCCGAAACCGACCGGTTCACCGTTGACGTGCAGGTGGACGAGCGGCCGCTGCGCGAGCTGTACCTGCTGGCGTTCGAGAAAGCCGTCGTTGAATCCCGTGCGTGGCTGGTGATGAGCGCGTACAACTCCATCAACGGCACCACCGCCACCGAAAACGACCTGCTGGAGACCCCGCTGAACAGCGAGTGGGGCTTCGACGGGGTGGTGATCAGTGACTGGACCGCGGTCCGCAGCGTTGATGCCGCGAAGGCTTCCCAGGACCTGGTCATGCCGGGACCGGATGGGCCGTGGGGTGGGGCGCTCGTTGCCGCAGTCCAGGCAGGGGAGATCCCGGAAGCAAGCATTGACCGGAAGGTGCTGCGGATCCTACAGCTCGCCGCGAGGGTCGGCGCGCTGGAAGGGTTCGAACCCGTTCAGGCAGAACCCGTGGACAAGGAAGACCTTGTCGCCTTCACCCGGGAAGCCTCGGCCGCCGGCACGGTGATGGTGAAGAACGACGGCGTGCTGCCGCTGGATCGTGCCGCGACGGGCCCTCTGGCGGTGATCGGGCACAATGCCAAGCACTCCAGGACCCAGGGCGGCGGCTCGGCCACGGTCCTTCCGGAGAAGGTCGTCTCACCGCTGGACGGCATCCGGGCCGCCTTCGGAAGTGACAATATCACCTACAGCATCGGCGCCATCGTGCAGGAAGGGGTCGCCGAGCTGCCCTTGGACCAGCTGACCAACCCCGTCACCGGCGAACCCGGCCTGCGGGTGACCTTCCTCGACGGCGCAGGGGCTGAGCTGTTCGCCGAAGACCGCCGTTCAACGGCCCTGGTCTGGTTCGGCGGTGACGCGCCGGTCCGGGATTCCTCCACTGTGCGGCTGCACACCATCTACACCCCGGACGAAACCGGCACTGTCCGACTGGGCGCCGCGACCGTGGGTAAGACACGCCTCTACGTTAACGACGTTCTTGTCCACGAGGGGAACATTGAGGTGGAGGGAAAGGACATTGCCGAATCCTTCCTCGCCCCACCCTCCTCAACCACCGAAATCGCGGTGGAAGCCGGTGTTCCCCTGGACGTCCGCGTCGACCTGGACACCGCGGAACGTTCCGGGCCTCTAGACAATGCCCTCAGCGTCACCCTCGGCACCGAGCCCGCCGACGCGGACCCTGAAATGCTGATCACTGAAGCAGCCAAGGCCGCCCGGAAAGCCGACGTCGCCGTCGTCGTCGTCGGGACCAATGCCCGGGTGGAATCCGAAGGTTATGACCGCACCACCTTGGACCTGCCCGGCCTGCAGGACCGGCTGGTCCACGCCGTCGCCGCCGCGAACCCCCGTACGATTGTCATCGTCAACGCAGGGTCCCCGGTCATTATGCCGTGGCGGCACGAGGTCGCCGCTATCCTGATCGGCTACTTCGGCGGCCAGGAATTCGGCAACGCCCTCACCGACATCCTCACCGGCGCCGTCGAACCAGGCGGGCGCTTGCCCACCACCTGGCCTGCCACCCAAGGCAGCGTCCCGGTCCTTAACACCACACCCGACGCCGACGGGAAGCTCCGGTACGACGAAGGCATCCACATCGGCTACCGCGCCTGGCTTAAGACCGGGGCTACTCCAGCCTACGAATTCGGCTACGGCCTCGGCTACACCACTTGGACCCTGGACACCGTCGACGGACCCGACGGCCCCCTCACTCCGGGCGAGGCCATCCCGGTCAGCGTCACCCTCACCAACAAAGGCGAACGGAGCGGCAAGCAGGTGGTCCAGGTCTACGCCGAAAAGAAGGACTCCGCCGTCGAGCGCCCGGTCCGCTGGCTCATTGCCTCCACACCCGTCTGGGCCCAACCCGGCGAAACTGTAACCGCGACTCTGGAGGTCCCCACCCGTCTGCTGGCGTACTGGAACAACGGATGGACTTACGAACCCGGCGAATACACCCTCAGGATCGGCACCTCCGTCTCAGAGCTTCCAATCACCAGGGTTGTTCGGCTCACCCAGCCAGAGCACTGA
- a CDS encoding sulfatase, with translation MSRTNIIFIMSDDHAAHAISAYGSRVNQTPHLDRIAQGGMRMDAVFCTNSICSPSRASILTGTYSHINGVSSIWTEMDYRVPTFVDVLHEQGYKTALFGKWHLGEHGKSLPRGFDAWKIFPGQGDYLNPEMIDETGSATVPGYATNIVTDLSINWLDGLTGEEPFCMLVHHKAPHRPWIPDEKHKHLYADGKIPGPETFFDDYATRSQAVRNVHMTIADDMGAEDLKSEVPEELRGPENREARMRWKYQIYMRDYLQCIQSIDDNVGRLLDYLDERGLSENTLVVYTSDQGFFLGDHGWFDKRLMFDQSLQMPMLMKWPAEISAGSRCEAIITNVDFAATFLDIAGIKADEALPTSQGRSFRPLLRGEEIDDWPDAAYYRYWEHDDPIHSAPGHYGIRTSDYKLIHYYNAGLDVPGASDRVFEAEWELYDLRSDPTEVRNVADDPSYRSVRAELEQKLAGYQHHYRDEPYVGPGTPHPEWGPHDADTLERVETYVQALRASS, from the coding sequence ATGTCGAGGACGAACATCATCTTCATCATGTCCGATGACCACGCCGCCCACGCCATTTCGGCATACGGCAGCCGGGTGAACCAAACGCCGCACCTTGACCGCATCGCCCAAGGAGGCATGCGCATGGATGCCGTCTTCTGCACCAACTCGATCTGCAGTCCCTCCCGGGCGTCTATCCTCACAGGGACCTACAGCCATATCAACGGCGTATCCTCCATCTGGACCGAGATGGACTACCGGGTACCCACATTCGTGGACGTACTCCACGAACAGGGCTACAAGACTGCCCTTTTCGGGAAATGGCACTTGGGTGAGCACGGGAAGTCCTTGCCGCGCGGATTCGATGCCTGGAAGATCTTTCCTGGACAGGGTGACTACCTCAATCCGGAGATGATCGACGAGACGGGCAGCGCGACCGTTCCCGGCTATGCGACGAACATCGTCACCGACCTCTCCATCAATTGGCTGGATGGACTCACGGGGGAGGAGCCTTTCTGCATGCTCGTCCACCACAAAGCACCGCACCGCCCCTGGATCCCCGACGAGAAACACAAGCACCTCTACGCTGACGGGAAGATCCCGGGGCCCGAAACATTCTTTGATGACTACGCCACCCGCAGCCAAGCTGTACGGAACGTCCACATGACCATTGCCGACGACATGGGTGCCGAGGACCTCAAGTCTGAGGTCCCGGAGGAACTCCGCGGACCTGAGAACAGGGAAGCGCGCATGCGGTGGAAGTACCAGATCTACATGCGCGACTACCTGCAGTGCATCCAATCCATCGACGACAACGTCGGTCGGCTTCTCGATTACCTCGATGAGCGCGGACTGTCCGAGAACACCCTCGTCGTCTACACATCCGATCAGGGCTTCTTCCTCGGTGACCACGGCTGGTTCGACAAGCGGCTGATGTTTGACCAGTCCCTGCAGATGCCGATGCTGATGAAATGGCCCGCCGAAATCTCTGCCGGCAGCCGTTGCGAGGCAATCATCACCAACGTCGATTTCGCCGCCACCTTTTTGGACATCGCCGGAATCAAGGCAGACGAGGCACTTCCCACATCGCAGGGCAGGAGCTTCCGGCCTCTCCTGCGGGGTGAGGAGATCGACGATTGGCCCGACGCGGCGTATTACCGGTACTGGGAGCACGACGATCCTATTCACTCAGCACCAGGCCACTACGGCATCCGGACCTCCGATTACAAGCTGATCCACTACTACAACGCCGGGCTGGACGTCCCCGGGGCCTCTGATCGTGTCTTTGAGGCTGAATGGGAACTGTACGACCTCAGAAGCGACCCCACCGAAGTCCGTAATGTAGCCGATGACCCCAGCTACCGCTCCGTCAGAGCCGAGCTCGAACAGAAACTAGCCGGGTACCAGCATCATTACCGGGACGAACCCTACGTGGGTCCGGGCACACCTCACCCGGAATGGGGACCGCACGATGCAGACACCCTGGAACGAGTCGAAACATATGTCCAGGCTCTTCGGGCATCCAGCTAG
- a CDS encoding TetR/AcrR family transcriptional regulator codes for MINMNVGGGTSRRYDNRKRASNAADTGRRILEATRELFMERPLSEITLIAVADRAGVTVQTVIRRFGDRSGLIDATVEHTAAQVMAQRDAAPAGNVPGAIENLLEHYETTGALALKMLSEEGTSAAVADMTETGRRLHRLWCERVFAPFLEDDFLPDGAERGRRLAQFVALCDVYTWKLLRLDAGLTRDQVALSLIEMLEPFTRRP; via the coding sequence ATGATTAACATGAATGTTGGCGGGGGTACAAGCCGGCGCTACGACAACCGGAAACGGGCGTCCAACGCCGCCGACACGGGGCGCCGGATCCTTGAGGCGACACGGGAGCTCTTCATGGAAAGACCGCTCTCGGAGATCACCTTGATCGCGGTGGCTGATCGTGCCGGAGTCACCGTGCAGACCGTCATCCGTCGCTTCGGCGACCGCAGTGGGCTCATCGATGCAACGGTCGAACACACCGCTGCGCAGGTGATGGCCCAGCGCGATGCTGCGCCTGCCGGCAACGTCCCCGGCGCCATCGAGAACCTGCTCGAACACTATGAGACCACGGGCGCTCTCGCCTTGAAGATGCTATCCGAGGAGGGAACCTCAGCTGCCGTGGCGGACATGACTGAAACGGGCAGACGACTGCACCGCCTGTGGTGCGAGCGGGTTTTCGCCCCGTTCCTTGAGGATGATTTTCTCCCGGACGGGGCGGAACGGGGCCGCCGTCTTGCCCAGTTCGTCGCTCTTTGTGACGTCTACACCTGGAAGCTGCTCCGGCTGGACGCTGGCCTGACCCGTGACCAGGTGGCCCTTTCCTTAATCGAAATGCTTGAGCCCTTCACCCGGAGGCCATAA
- a CDS encoding glycosyltransferase: MSTVLAYTSPAIGHLFPMVPLLLELKARGHEVHVRTIPQQLTALRGAGFQAESVDPRLLEIRHRDYLAKSIKDGLTASTETFTARARFDAPDLRRAIGDTSPDLMLVDINAWGARIVAEDLGLPWASFCPYTPPLTSRGTPPFGPGLDPMPGPVGRLRDALIRPLVTGAVEKLMMPGINRARAEISGGKLPPSRNVDDFFLTAPLLLVTSAEPFEYPHPDWGHRVRMIGALSWDPPFSPPAWLENAVDPVILVTTSSEYQADEDLVRAALQGMANEPFTVVATLPAEGSGSAGDQRSAGPVDFGPLPANARLERFVPHSEVLERAAVAITHGGMGATQKALSKGVPVVVVPFGRDQHEVAARVVAADAGVRLSRKKLTAEKLRAAVHEALTKKEGARRVAAGYAAAGGAAAGADALEELLRIPHA, translated from the coding sequence ATGTCCACCGTTCTCGCCTACACCTCGCCCGCCATCGGCCATCTCTTTCCCATGGTCCCGCTGTTACTGGAACTGAAGGCCCGGGGACATGAGGTCCACGTGCGGACAATTCCCCAACAGCTAACGGCCCTTCGCGGCGCCGGCTTCCAGGCCGAATCCGTCGACCCGCGCCTCCTTGAGATCAGGCACCGGGACTATCTGGCGAAATCGATCAAGGATGGGCTGACCGCGAGCACTGAGACCTTCACGGCGCGTGCCCGCTTCGACGCCCCTGACCTTCGCCGCGCCATCGGCGATACCAGTCCGGATCTGATGCTCGTGGACATCAATGCGTGGGGCGCACGTATCGTGGCTGAGGATCTCGGGCTCCCGTGGGCCAGCTTCTGCCCCTACACACCGCCACTGACGTCCCGGGGAACCCCGCCGTTCGGACCCGGGCTGGATCCGATGCCAGGTCCAGTGGGAAGGCTCCGGGACGCGCTCATCCGACCCCTGGTGACTGGCGCCGTCGAAAAGCTGATGATGCCCGGGATCAACAGGGCCCGGGCCGAAATCTCCGGCGGGAAACTGCCGCCGTCGCGGAACGTGGATGACTTCTTCCTCACCGCGCCGCTCCTCCTCGTTACCAGTGCCGAGCCGTTTGAATACCCGCACCCGGACTGGGGACACCGTGTCCGGATGATCGGGGCGCTGTCATGGGACCCGCCCTTCTCTCCGCCAGCTTGGCTTGAGAACGCCGTGGACCCGGTCATCCTGGTGACCACCTCGTCCGAGTACCAGGCCGACGAGGATTTGGTCCGCGCAGCATTGCAGGGCATGGCCAACGAGCCCTTCACTGTCGTTGCCACGCTGCCTGCGGAGGGGAGCGGATCGGCAGGAGACCAGCGGTCCGCCGGACCGGTGGATTTTGGACCCCTTCCTGCCAATGCCCGGCTGGAACGGTTCGTGCCCCATTCAGAGGTGTTGGAGCGCGCTGCGGTTGCCATCACCCATGGCGGTATGGGAGCCACCCAAAAGGCACTGTCCAAGGGAGTTCCGGTGGTGGTGGTTCCGTTCGGCCGCGATCAGCATGAGGTTGCGGCCCGGGTGGTGGCCGCCGACGCGGGTGTGCGGCTCAGCAGGAAGAAGCTCACTGCGGAGAAGCTTCGCGCCGCAGTTCACGAAGCCCTGACAAAGAAGGAAGGAGCCCGGCGGGTCGCTGCTGGCTACGCAGCCGCCGGGGGTGCGGCGGCTGGAGCCGATGCCCTCGAAGAGCTGCTCCGGATTCCCCACGCCTGA
- a CDS encoding zinc-binding alcohol dehydrogenase family protein produces MKAAVLTRTGTVPSYEDFRDPEPHSGQVVVEVAAAGVHHLDLAKASGAFGDPDTLPYVIGADGVGRTSAGRRVFFTSPVSPHGSWAERTVVAEEDLLDLADDVDDVTAAALGNTGLAAWLALTWRAKLQPGQNVLVLGATGALGSIAVQLAKSLGAATVVAADRDTGRLALSRERGADASVTISPGTDLVAAFRSTVGDSGFDVILDPVWGEPALAAMHVAARGARHIQIGQSAGATLELPAGIVRAARLELLGFAHMDPPAQIRREAYLNLTALAATGALSVDAMTLPLSACQQAWELQQQGAPRKLVLTP; encoded by the coding sequence ATGAAGGCAGCCGTTCTGACCCGGACTGGAACAGTCCCATCTTACGAAGACTTCCGAGATCCAGAGCCCCACAGTGGACAAGTGGTCGTCGAGGTAGCGGCGGCCGGGGTCCATCACCTCGACCTGGCCAAGGCCTCGGGAGCATTCGGAGATCCCGACACCCTGCCTTACGTGATTGGCGCCGACGGCGTAGGCAGGACCTCCGCCGGACGTCGCGTCTTCTTCACCTCACCGGTTTCGCCGCATGGTTCCTGGGCCGAGCGCACCGTCGTGGCCGAGGAAGACCTGCTGGACCTCGCCGACGACGTGGACGACGTCACCGCGGCTGCGCTTGGCAACACCGGACTTGCCGCCTGGCTGGCCCTCACCTGGCGGGCCAAGCTGCAGCCAGGCCAGAACGTGCTTGTGCTTGGCGCAACCGGCGCACTGGGCTCCATCGCCGTCCAACTCGCAAAGTCCCTTGGCGCCGCAACGGTGGTCGCTGCCGACCGTGACACCGGCCGCCTCGCCCTGTCCCGGGAACGCGGAGCCGATGCGAGCGTGACCATCAGCCCGGGCACCGACCTCGTGGCAGCCTTCCGCAGCACAGTGGGTGACAGCGGGTTCGATGTCATCCTTGACCCGGTGTGGGGTGAACCCGCCCTTGCCGCAATGCATGTTGCAGCCCGGGGCGCCCGCCATATCCAGATCGGCCAGTCAGCGGGAGCAACTCTGGAGCTTCCCGCCGGGATCGTCCGTGCCGCCCGCCTGGAGCTCCTCGGCTTCGCCCATATGGACCCGCCAGCACAGATCCGGAGAGAGGCTTACCTGAATCTGACGGCGCTCGCGGCGACAGGCGCTTTGTCCGTCGACGCAATGACCCTGCCTCTTTCCGCTTGCCAACAGGCCTGGGAATTACAGCAGCAGGGGGCCCCGCGGAAGCTCGTGCTAACCCCGTAG
- a CDS encoding fumarylacetoacetate hydrolase family protein — protein sequence MTFSLSTLRVDGVPTPVLRLSDGPIYRLADVAPEVLHHHPVGGLMTVFANWETAEPRLLAAVETLTEGTAAQLPEPAEPEDWLTPLQYPNKVICAGANYYDHVVNDGGHAGFSKEDNIPVFFLKPPTTTLVGQGRAVHYPSQTEKFDYELELALVIGRRGRNIPLDRARDHIAGYTIALDLSARDWQRHPKHLVKFDLFGGKVFDDSCPLGPGIVPARFVDDTNLQLQFRLNGELRQNANTSDLIWSVPELVSLISEHVTLEPGDVVLTGTPAGVGLSTGTWMHPGDRLEGRISGLGTISVQIIPADTDQPD from the coding sequence GTGACCTTTTCCTTGTCCACTCTGCGGGTCGACGGAGTGCCCACCCCGGTGCTCCGGCTCTCCGACGGTCCCATATACCGACTCGCCGACGTCGCACCCGAGGTACTCCACCACCATCCGGTGGGCGGGCTTATGACAGTCTTCGCCAATTGGGAGACCGCCGAGCCCCGGCTGCTTGCCGCCGTCGAGACCCTCACTGAGGGCACGGCAGCCCAGTTGCCCGAGCCGGCCGAGCCTGAAGACTGGCTCACGCCGCTGCAGTATCCGAACAAGGTCATCTGCGCCGGCGCCAACTATTACGACCATGTGGTCAACGACGGCGGCCATGCTGGCTTTTCGAAGGAAGACAACATTCCGGTCTTCTTCCTCAAGCCGCCCACCACCACGCTCGTCGGCCAGGGCAGAGCCGTCCATTACCCCAGCCAGACGGAGAAGTTCGACTACGAGCTTGAACTTGCCCTTGTCATCGGCCGGCGCGGCCGGAACATCCCGCTGGACCGGGCGCGTGACCACATCGCCGGCTACACCATCGCCCTGGACCTGTCGGCCCGTGACTGGCAGCGCCACCCCAAGCACCTCGTCAAATTCGATCTCTTCGGCGGCAAAGTCTTCGACGACAGCTGTCCGCTTGGTCCGGGAATTGTGCCCGCCCGCTTTGTCGATGACACCAACCTGCAGCTGCAGTTCCGGCTCAACGGTGAGCTGCGCCAAAACGCCAACACGTCCGACCTGATCTGGTCTGTTCCCGAGCTGGTCTCCCTGATCAGTGAACACGTGACCCTCGAACCTGGCGACGTTGTGCTCACGGGAACTCCCGCTGGGGTGGGCCTCAGCACCGGAACCTGGATGCACCCCGGAGACCGGCTCGAGGGACGCATCAGCGGCCTTGGAACCATCAGCGTGCAGATCATCCCCGCCGACACCGACCAGCCAGACTGA